Genomic DNA from Streptomyces venezuelae:
GACGTCGTCGCGGTGGGCCACATCGCGGCGCAGCGCCAGCAGAGCCGCGCGGGCGGCCGGCGCGCCGACGACCGTGCCTCGGTGACGTACGGACCGGACGGCAGCGTCAGCGAGCAGCTCGCGGGGCTCGGGCAGCCGCAGCTCGAAGAGCTCGCGGGGCGCGGCGCGTTCGAGCCGCAGCTCCTGAAGCGCCGGATGCGTCCGTGCCCGTCGGGCTTCTCGGTCGGCAACGTCCGGGTGACCGCGGGCACGCTCGGCAGCGTGGTCTACGACTTCCTGCCCGGCGCTTCCGTCGACCCGCCCGGCGCCGGTCTCGGCGTACCGGCGAAGTTCTACATCCTGTCCAACAACCATGTGCTCGCCGACTCCAACCGGGCGCAGCTGGGCAGCGCGATCGTGCAGCCCGGTGTCTTCGACGGCGGCCAGGACCCGGCCGACCGCATCGCGACCCTGGAGCGGTTCATCACGATCCAGTTCGCCCCGCAGATCCCGCTGGAGCGGCACAACAACGTCGTGGACGCGGCGCTCGGCGCGGTCGACTTCCAGGACGCGACGCGCGAGCAGTACTTCAGCGGTGCCCCGCGTGCCTGGCGGCGCAAGGCCAACGTGGCCGTCGGTGACCTGGTGAAGAAGACCGGCAGGACGACGAACATCAGCTTCGGCCGGATCATCGCGGTCGACGCGACGGTCGACGTGAACTACGGCACGGCGGGCACGGCCCGCTTCAAGGACCAGATCGTCACGACGAACATCTCCGCGGGCGGCGACTCCGGTTCGCTGGTCACCTCGCAGGACGACGTCGCGGTGGGTCTGCTGTTCGCCGGTTCGTCGGTCGCGACCATCGTCAACCACATCGAGAACGTCCGCGCGCTGCTGCGTGTGGAGATCGCCGAGCTGCTGGCCTGACGGTCAGGACGGGAGGAGGGTCTTCCATGACCACTCAGGCACGTAAGCAGAAGGGCGGCCAGTCGCGGACGTCGGAGCACCGCTTCCACAATCCGCAGGGCGCCGAGGTCAAGACGCGTGACGAGGCGTTCGCGGCGCCGCTGGGCGAGGTGTCGGCCGAGGCCCTGTCGACGGAGTGCAAGCTGACGCTCCACGCGGGCGCGGTCACGTTCGTCCTCGAGGTGAAGTACAACCCGAACACCTATCCGCACGTGGTGACGGGCGGGCAGATCACGTCCGGCATCTGCGGCGCGCCGTGGGACATCACGGGCGGCACGATCGGCGAGACGATACGGCTCGACGCGAAGCGGGCCGGGCAGGGGTCGTGCGCGAACACGATCACGATCGTGGGCGAGTACCAGAATCCTCCGGCGTACCGGGGGACGTACGGGTTCGACGGGGCGACATCGTCGTTCAAGCACACGACGCGGTACGAGTGCTGAGGTAAGACACCGGACGGGCTGGATGTCTCAGCCCGTCCGGCGTTTGAGGACTGGGTGCCAAGGGGGGGCAGAGTGCCCTTAGAGACCCTGCTGCGACCTCGCCTTGAACGCCGCCTTGCGGGCCTCCTTCGCCACCTTCTTGTCGGGGTGCAGGCGGCCCATCGCCTCCAGGACGTCGGCCGTGGCGGGGTGCTCGACGCGCCATGCCGTGGCGAAGAAGCCGCTGTGCTGCTGGGCGAGACCTTCGACGAGGCCCTGCAGCTCGTCCGAGTTGCCCTCGGCGGAGAGCTGCGCGGCGAGCGTGTCGATGGTCAGCCAGAAGATGAGCTCCTCCGACGGCGCGGGCACGTCCGTGGCGCCGTGCTCGGCGAGCCAGACCCGGGCGAGGCCACCGAGCTGCGGGTCGTCGAGGACGTCGCGCAGCGCCGGTTCCGCCTCGTCGCCGACGAGGGAGAGCGCCTGCTGGCAGCGGAGCCTGCGCAGCGGCGCACCCTCGTCGGCGCCGCGCGCCGCGGCCAGCAACTCCCGTGCCGCGTCCAGCGGTTCGTGCCCGGCGAGCCACTGCTCGATCTCCGCCTGCGCGGCGTGCTGCGGGAAGCCGGCGGTGCCGTCGAGCAGGACGTCCGCGCCCTTGTCCGCGAGGTCGCCGACGGCGGGCGCGTCGACACCGGCCTCCAGCATGCGGGCACGGACGCCGTACAGGCCGAGCGGGGTGAGCCGGACCATGCCGTAGCGGCTGACGTCCTCGTCGTCGACGGGCGCCTGCTCCGGCTGTGCCGTCTCGTCGTCGATGTCGGCCATGAGCGCCTCGTCGACCGGCTGGTACTCGACGAGGCCGAGCGGCTCGAAGAGCCGGAACTGGTCGTCGAGCTTCATCATCGCGTCCGACACCTGCTCCAGGACGTCGTCCGTGGGCTCGCCCATGTCGTCGGGGACGATCATCGAGGCGGCGAGGGCGGGCAGCGGCACGGGGCTCTCGCCGCCCGCCGCGTCGCCGACGGTGAGCAGGTAGAGGTTGCCGAGGACGCCGTCGAGGAAGTCGGCCTCGGCCTGCGGGTCCCAGCCGAGCTCGTCGAAGTCGACCTGGCCGTTCTCCTCCAGGACGTCGAGGAGGTTCTCCATGTCGGGCACGGTCGCGTCCGCGTACACGGTGTCGAGGGCGCCGAGCCAGACGGCGAGGACGTCCTGCGGGCTCCCCCCGGAGAGCACCGCGAGATCCTCGCCCTGCGTGACGGTGCCTTCCGCGCCGTCCTCCTCGGCGTCCGTGACATCGATGAGCCCGGTGTCCACCGCGACCCGCCACGCCTCGCTCGCGTACGCGGCGGCGTCCGGGTCGTCCGCCGCGAGGCCCAGCTCGGCCGCGGCCGCGGGGAGCTGCGCGTCGACGAGTTCGCCGCCCGCGCCGACGCGGGTCTCCGGTCCCGCCCAGCGGGCGAGGCGCACGGCGCGGGAGAGCAGCGGGGTGGCGAGCGCGGCCCGCGCGAGTTCCGCTTCGGAGTGCAGCAGCACCGGCGGCAGGGTGGCGGGGCTTACGGACATCGGCTGGTTCTCCTCCGGAGGGGCGGGCTCTGCAGTGGGCAAGCCTAGACGGATTTGGGACCATGCCGCCCGGTTCATGTCCCTGTCAGGAGACGTACAGCAGCGGAACACCCGGAGAACCTTGACAACTCCCCTGGTCACGCAAGAGATTGACGCGCGTAGAGCGCCCGACCGGCCCTGCACCGCCGCAGCTTCGTTCCCTCACCCTCATCCGGAGTTCCCTGATGTCTCACATAGCGTCGCCCCGCCTTCCGAGATCCGCCGCCGTCGGCGCCGTGGTCGCCGCCGCCCTGGCGGCGGGCCTGCTCGCCGTCACCTCGTCCCCGGCCGCCGCCGACGGGGTCCGCATCCATGACATCCAGGGCACCACCCGTACGTCGCCCCTGGTGGGGCAGCAGGTCAGCGATGTGCCCGGCATCGTGACGGGCGTGCGCGGCTACGGCTCGAAGGGCTTCTGGATCCAGTCCGCGAAGGGGACCGCCGATGACGACGCGGCCACCAGCGAGGGCATCTTCGTCTTCACCGGCTCCGCTCCGCTCACGGTCAAGGCCGGCGACGCGGTACGGGTCTCGGGCACCGTCGGCGAGTACGTGCCCGGGGGCACCGGCTCCGGCAACCAGTCCCTGACCCAGATCACCAAGCCGACCGTGACCGTGGAGTCCTCCGGCAACGCGCTGCCCGCCCCGGTGGCGGTCACCGCCAAGTCCGTGCCGAGCCGCTACGCGCCCGCGGGCGACCCGGCGCAGGGCGGCAGCATCAACGCGCTGCCCCTGAAGCCCCGCTCGTACGCCCTCGACCTCTACGAGTCGCTGGAGGGCATGAACGTGGGGATCGGCAGCTCCCGCGTCGTCGGCGCGACCGACGCTTACAACGAGCTCTGGGTGACCGTGAAGAAGCACGAGAACCCGAACCGGCGCGGCGGCACCGTCTACGGCTCGTACACCGCGCAGAACGGCGGACGGCTCCAGATCCAGCAGCTCGCCCCGGTCTCCGAGCGGCCGTTCCCCCGGGCGAACGTCGGTGACGTCCTGCGCGGCGGCGCCGAAGGCCCCCTGGACTTCAACCAGTTCGGCGGCTACACCCTCGTCGCACGCGAGCTCGGCACGGTCGACGACAAGGGCCTGAAGCGCGAGAAGACGCGGAAGCAGGCCAAGGGCGAGCTCGCCGTGGCCACGTACAACGTCGAGAACCTCGACCCGAGCGACCCGCAGAAGAAGTTCGACGCGCTGGCGGGCGCCGTCGTCGCGAACCTCGCCTCGCCCGACATCGTGGCCCTGGAGGAGATCCAGGACGACAACGGGGCGAAGAACGACGGCACCGTCTCCGCGGAGGCGACGCTGCAGAAGTTCACGGACGCGATCGTCGCCGCGGGCGGCCCGCGCTACGCGTGGCGGTCCGTCGACCCGCAGAACAACAAGGACGGCGGCGAGCCCGGCGGCAACATCCGCCAGGTCTTCCTCTACAACCCCGAGCGCGTCTCGTTCACCGAGCGCGCGCCCGGCGACGCGACGACGCCCACCGAGGTCGTGCGCGAGGGAGGCCGCGCCGCGCTGAGCCACTCCCCCGGCCGCGTCGACCCGGCCAACGCGGCCTGGGCCGACAGCCGCAAGCCGCTGGCCGGCGAGTTCACGTTCCGCGGCCGCACCGTCTTCGTGATCGCCAACCACTTCGGGTCCAAGGGCGGCGACGAGTCCCTGACCTCGCACCACCAGCCGCCGGTGCGCTCCTCGGAGACCAAGCGGCTGCTGCAGGCGCAGGCGGTGAACGGGTTCGTGAAGGACATCCGCAAGGTCCAGCGGAACGCCGACGTCGTCGTGCTCGGCGACATCAACGACTTCGAGTTCTCGGCCACGACCAGGGCGCTGGAGGACGGCGGCGCGCTGCGCTCCGCCGTCAGGTCGCTGCCGAGGAGCGAGCGCTACTCGTACGTCTACCAGGGCAACTCGCAGGTCCTCGACCAGATCCTGACCAGTCCGGGGGTGGGCGACGCGGACGACTTCAGCTTCGACAGCGTGCACATCAACGCGGAGTTCGCGGAGCAGAACAGCGACCACGACCCGCAGGTGCTGCGTTTCAGGCCGTAGCCCCGGGAGACCGGCAGGACGGGCCGGGCCGCCTCAGCCGTAGAGGTGGTCCAGCCAGTCCTGCCAGGCCAGTTCGGTGCCCTTGGCGTCGGCGTGCGCGCCGAAGTCGTGGACACTGACCCCGACCGGGGCACCGAAGTGGTTGCGGCCGTAGAAGCGGTGCAGCGTCTCGTCGGCGCGCAGCCCGATGAAGTACCGGCTGCGGAAGTCGATCACCGCGTCCAGCTCCCCGCCCGCCGCCTGCACCCGTACGCGCGCGCCGTCCGTGGCGTCGTCGGGCAGGCCCAGCGCCCTCGCCAGCCTGACGAAGGCGTCCGGGGCGGCGGAGGCGCGCGGGCCGTGCAGGGCGGAGTAGGCGACGGGACGGCCCTCGAAGTGCGCCATGTACTGGCCCAGGGAGTGCAGGTAGAAGTCGGTGTGCCGCACCGTGCCGTCGTACTGCGTGTCCCAGTCGCCGGTGAAGATGCCGCTGTGCACGTGGCGCAGCCAGGAGCGACGGCCGCCGTCGCGCGGCTCGATGACGTGGTCGAGCTCGTTGAGGCTCTGGCCGGGTATGCCGTCCGGGTCCTCGACGCGCGCGGTGAGGCGGTGGGGCGGGTCCCAGCGGGTGACGGTGCCGCCGGAGGGGGCGGCGCCGCCCTCGCGGGGCTCGTACTCCATGGGCCACAACCAGCCGCCGGTGCCGGTGGTGAGGGCGGCCCAGAGCCTGGCCGGGGAGCCCTCGACCTCCAGCTCCCGGACGATCTCGAAGGCCTTGCCGGTGCCGCCGTTCCCACCGACTGCCGGGGCGGCGCCGGCGGCGGCCTCCCCCTTGCCGGGCCTGCGCCTGCGCGGCCTGCCCCGGCCGGCCCTCCCGTCCCCGCTCATGGCTCCACCGTCCCGCCGCCTCCAGGGGCTGTCCAGGAGAGCGGGGCGCTCGGCGGCGCGGGCCGGGGAAAATCTACGCCTGGCTCGGTACGAAGCCGTACGCGAACCGGTACCGGGCGCCTTCTCCGCCGCCCTCCGCGTAGGTGACGACGCGCCTGCCGTCCAGGGTGAGGTGGAAGTGCGCGGCGTGCGGGCCGGGGGTGTCGGCGACGTCCCGGTCCAGGGCTTCGGCCGCCCGGTCCGACCAGGCGCGCTGCGCCTCGGGGTCGGGGCCTTCGAAGTCGGTGAGACCGATCACCACCGTGTCGGGCTCACCTCCATCACCTCCCTCCCAACTGCGGTACAGCCGCGTCTTGTTGAGGCCGAGCCGCTCGATTCCCGGCACCGCCGCGTCGATCTCCGCGTTCCTGGCGTCCCTGCCGTTGCCGACGCCCGCGAAGAAGTCCTGGTACGCCTCCTCGTCCCGCCACTGCGAGTAGTGCAGGACGGTCGATCCGTCGGCGCCCGCGTACACCGTGTACGAGAGGAGCCCCTCGTGCGGCCAGGGCCGGGCCTCCCAGGCCTTGGCGATGGCGTCCAGGGTGGCCCGCAGCCGCTCGGGCGAGCCGGTGCTCCAGGTGCTGATGAAGGTGAGGCCTCCGTCGGCGCGCGCCGGGTCGGGGAGGGTGCCGGTGCTGCGGGTGGTGGTCACGGGCATGGTGTGGTCCGTCCGTCTCGGTCGAGGTCGGGTGCACGAGCGGGTGGTCGCCCGGTGCACGCACCACACTCCGACCTCGACCGAGGTTGAGGTCAAGCCCGTTCGTGCGGCGCGGGTGCCACCGTCACCGCCTCCAGCACCGGACGTTTCGCCTCCCGGCCGTCGCCC
This window encodes:
- a CDS encoding SRPBCC domain-containing protein, yielding MSGDGRAGRGRPRRRRPGKGEAAAGAAPAVGGNGGTGKAFEIVRELEVEGSPARLWAALTTGTGGWLWPMEYEPREGGAAPSGGTVTRWDPPHRLTARVEDPDGIPGQSLNELDHVIEPRDGGRRSWLRHVHSGIFTGDWDTQYDGTVRHTDFYLHSLGQYMAHFEGRPVAYSALHGPRASAAPDAFVRLARALGLPDDATDGARVRVQAAGGELDAVIDFRSRYFIGLRADETLHRFYGRNHFGAPVGVSVHDFGAHADAKGTELAWQDWLDHLYG
- a CDS encoding S1 family peptidase, giving the protein MSQPELMRGPTGGQLSDSSRQQAMSDFLRPQQPLSNVVGFGHGVKWSGGEPTGEPAVIVFVTQKVPESMLPERDVVPRQMDDGTPTDVVAVGHIAAQRQQSRAGGRRADDRASVTYGPDGSVSEQLAGLGQPQLEELAGRGAFEPQLLKRRMRPCPSGFSVGNVRVTAGTLGSVVYDFLPGASVDPPGAGLGVPAKFYILSNNHVLADSNRAQLGSAIVQPGVFDGGQDPADRIATLERFITIQFAPQIPLERHNNVVDAALGAVDFQDATREQYFSGAPRAWRRKANVAVGDLVKKTGRTTNISFGRIIAVDATVDVNYGTAGTARFKDQIVTTNISAGGDSGSLVTSQDDVAVGLLFAGSSVATIVNHIENVRALLRVEIAELLA
- a CDS encoding endonuclease/exonuclease/phosphatase family protein — its product is MSHIASPRLPRSAAVGAVVAAALAAGLLAVTSSPAAADGVRIHDIQGTTRTSPLVGQQVSDVPGIVTGVRGYGSKGFWIQSAKGTADDDAATSEGIFVFTGSAPLTVKAGDAVRVSGTVGEYVPGGTGSGNQSLTQITKPTVTVESSGNALPAPVAVTAKSVPSRYAPAGDPAQGGSINALPLKPRSYALDLYESLEGMNVGIGSSRVVGATDAYNELWVTVKKHENPNRRGGTVYGSYTAQNGGRLQIQQLAPVSERPFPRANVGDVLRGGAEGPLDFNQFGGYTLVARELGTVDDKGLKREKTRKQAKGELAVATYNVENLDPSDPQKKFDALAGAVVANLASPDIVALEEIQDDNGAKNDGTVSAEATLQKFTDAIVAAGGPRYAWRSVDPQNNKDGGEPGGNIRQVFLYNPERVSFTERAPGDATTPTEVVREGGRAALSHSPGRVDPANAAWADSRKPLAGEFTFRGRTVFVIANHFGSKGGDESLTSHHQPPVRSSETKRLLQAQAVNGFVKDIRKVQRNADVVVLGDINDFEFSATTRALEDGGALRSAVRSLPRSERYSYVYQGNSQVLDQILTSPGVGDADDFSFDSVHINAEFAEQNSDHDPQVLRFRP
- a CDS encoding antibiotic biosynthesis monooxygenase, with the protein product MPVTTTRSTGTLPDPARADGGLTFISTWSTGSPERLRATLDAIAKAWEARPWPHEGLLSYTVYAGADGSTVLHYSQWRDEEAYQDFFAGVGNGRDARNAEIDAAVPGIERLGLNKTRLYRSWEGGDGGEPDTVVIGLTDFEGPDPEAQRAWSDRAAEALDRDVADTPGPHAAHFHLTLDGRRVVTYAEGGGEGARYRFAYGFVPSQA